In the Lujinxingia litoralis genome, one interval contains:
- the rtcR gene encoding RNA repair transcriptional activator RtcR: MNSTPRHKPTVVIGLVGSQLDKGSAPARWERWRPTVGICQQPDLLIERLELLYQASDRGLAERVRDDVVQVSPQTRVVLREFPLGDPWDFEEVFGALHDFSRAYDFQEREEEYLLHITTGTHVAQICMFLLAESRHIPARLLQSSPKGQRGAMKGVGGWRVIDLDLSRYDRLASRFVREQGEATTLLKGGIATRNAAFNRLIDELELVARRSREPILLTGPTGAGKTQLARRIYDLKVRQHQLGGDYVVVNCATLRGDGAMSALFGHRRGAYTGAAEGRAGLLKSADQGLVFLDEIAELGLDEQAMLLRALETRRFLPLGADAEVESDFQLIAGTNADLVERVERGLFRADLLARINLWSFELPGLAERREDIEPNLDYELQRYAERQGERVRLNREARERFLGFALSEAAVWRANFRDLSAAVVRMATLASGGVVTEEVVEGELRRLSRQWQRAGGAGASPRSGGDSGGSGGLAELGLEALDDFDAVQLRHVIAVCRRSASLSEAGRTLFAVSRARRRSRNDADRLRKYLKKFELDWESIGGGCLVAPVRGGD, from the coding sequence ATGAACTCGACGCCCCGGCATAAGCCCACGGTGGTCATCGGTCTGGTGGGCTCGCAGCTCGATAAGGGGAGCGCGCCGGCGCGCTGGGAGCGCTGGCGCCCCACGGTGGGGATCTGCCAGCAGCCCGACCTGCTCATCGAGCGTTTGGAGCTCCTCTACCAGGCCTCGGATCGTGGGCTGGCCGAGCGGGTACGCGACGACGTTGTGCAGGTCTCTCCCCAGACCCGGGTCGTGTTGCGGGAGTTTCCGCTGGGGGACCCCTGGGATTTTGAGGAGGTGTTCGGGGCGCTGCACGACTTTAGCCGGGCCTACGACTTTCAGGAGCGCGAGGAAGAGTACCTGCTCCATATCACCACCGGCACGCATGTCGCCCAGATCTGCATGTTTCTGCTGGCGGAGTCCCGGCATATCCCGGCGCGCCTGCTGCAGAGTTCGCCGAAGGGGCAGCGAGGAGCGATGAAAGGGGTGGGCGGCTGGCGAGTCATCGATCTGGATCTCTCGCGCTACGACCGCCTGGCCAGCCGCTTTGTGCGGGAGCAGGGCGAGGCCACCACGCTGCTCAAAGGGGGGATTGCCACCCGAAACGCCGCGTTCAATCGATTGATCGACGAGCTGGAACTCGTGGCTCGTCGCTCCCGCGAGCCCATCTTGCTCACCGGGCCGACCGGGGCCGGGAAGACGCAGTTGGCCCGGCGGATCTACGATTTAAAGGTGCGCCAGCATCAGCTCGGCGGGGATTACGTGGTGGTCAACTGCGCCACGCTCCGGGGCGACGGGGCGATGAGCGCGCTCTTTGGCCACCGTCGTGGTGCGTACACCGGCGCGGCCGAGGGACGAGCCGGGCTCTTGAAGTCGGCCGATCAGGGCCTGGTCTTTCTCGACGAGATCGCCGAGCTGGGTCTCGATGAGCAGGCGATGCTTTTGCGGGCGCTGGAGACCCGGCGTTTTTTGCCCCTGGGGGCCGACGCGGAGGTCGAGAGTGACTTTCAGCTCATCGCCGGGACCAACGCCGACCTGGTCGAGCGGGTGGAGCGGGGGTTGTTTCGCGCCGACCTGCTGGCCCGGATCAACCTGTGGAGCTTTGAGCTGCCCGGGTTGGCCGAGCGCCGCGAGGATATCGAGCCGAACCTCGACTACGAGCTCCAGCGCTACGCCGAGCGTCAGGGGGAGCGCGTGCGCCTGAACCGGGAGGCCCGCGAGCGATTCTTGGGCTTTGCGCTCAGCGAGGCGGCGGTGTGGCGCGCGAACTTTCGGGACCTGAGCGCCGCGGTGGTGCGCATGGCCACGCTGGCCTCGGGGGGCGTGGTCACCGAGGAGGTGGTCGAGGGGGAGCTGCGGCGCCTGAGTCGGCAGTGGCAACGCGCCGGCGGGGCGGGGGCGTCGCCTCGGAGTGGCGGGGATTCCGGGGGCTCCGGGGGGCTGGCGGAGCTGGGTCTGGAGGCGCTCGACGATTTTGATGCGGTGCAGCTTCGCCACGTGATCGCGGTCTGCCGCCGGAGCGCCTCGCTCTCGGAGGCCGGTCGCACGCTCTTTGCGGTTTCGCGGGCCCGACGGCGCAGCCGCAACGATGCCGACCGCCTGCGCAAATACCTCAAAAAGTTTGAGCTCGACTGGGAGAGCATCGGTGGGGGCTGCCTGGTGGCTCCGGTGCGGGGGGGCGATTGA